The sequence CCCGGTGAGAAAAGCTGAGCCCTTTGATCTCCATGCGTTTCCAGTTTTCAGGTAACGCTGCGGAAGTATCGGAACGGTGGTCATCCTGGTATGCTGAAACAATACTTGAAGCCGTTTGCACATCCGTATTGTATTGAACGATCTGGGTGTACTGCCAGGCCACATCATGAAAAACACTGGTGAACTGGTTTACATATCCCAGCAAGGTTACAAGGCCGCCAACATAAAATACTTTTGCCGGATCCCATTGCTGGTAGATATAACCGAACGTGATGACTGCATACGTAATGGCCACCAGCATATCGGCCGTAAACCATTTCCATTCATTGATAATGACGTTTTTCCGGAATGGCCGCAGCAGGTCCTTTACCCTGGACAGCAAGCCGGTCTCCATACTTTTTTCTAATCGCAGCGTAATAACGGTATGGATATTGGACAGGCTGTCGAACAAAGTGGCGGAGATGATATGTTCTTTTTCATTGACCTCTTCCTGCGTTTTAATAAAGGGCTTATCGAATTTGAAGATCACCCAGATGGTCAGTATACCCAGCCCAATGCCAATGCTGCCAAAAAGGGGCGAGAAATACAGCATGGCCGCAAAGGAAAAAATGAATTTCGATAAGGCATGGATATACATGAAGCCGCCGTCAAAAAAGTTTTTCAGCGCTTCATACGCTTTGCGGATGCGGTTGATGGTAGCCCCACTGTGGTGGTCCTGGTGCCATTTGACGGGCAGGTGCAGCGCCTGGTGGTAGCGCTCCTGCAGGAAGTTGCGGCTCAGGTTAAAGGCCAGTTGCCGCTCCAGCACGCGGGCCGGTCCATGGAAGGCCCATTCCGCCAGTTTCAAGGCAATAAAAGCACCCGCATACAAGAGGGTAAAATGCAGCACCTGGTCATTATGTTTCTGGATCTTATCGATGAACCAGCCGAAGAGGATCGGGTGTGCTGCCGAAACCAGGTTGGCACCAATGAACAGCCCGTAAACAAAAACGAATTTTTGCTTTTCCTGGCGCGCATAGGTCCAGGCTGTCCGCAGGAGGGAAACATAAGGGTTATTCTTCATCCTGCTCTTTTATGGATGAAGCCAACAACCCGGTCAAGTGCTTCCCGCGCAGCACTGCTATCTAAGTTGAATTGGTATTCGTGCGGGAGTGGGGGATTCCGGTCTTTAGCAAAAAAAAGGGTGTCAACCGGCACCTGAAGGGTGCCTAATTTGCGCGCCAAAGCCTCGGATTGTGGTAAAAGGGGATCCCCATTGCCAGCAGAAATAAATGCCGCCGGGAAGCCTTTGCCGATATAATCAATAACTGATGAGGTTTTGAAATGGGGATCCTGTGAAAACGCTTTTGTGCCACTATAAGTCCAGAGCACCGTATGCATAAAATGTCCGAATGCCCCTTCCTGGTGAGTGGTCCTTGTATCGTATGGTCCGCAGAACAGCACCAGGCCAGCCAGGCGCCCAGGCAGGAGGGCGGGCGAAAAACCGACCTCTGCCGCATAGGCCGGATCGCTGATTCCTGCGGCCACCTGGGCCATTATATGAGAGCCACCTGAATCACCGGCAAGGAAAATTTTACTGGTATCAATCGGTAAGTTTCCCGCATTGGCTAACAGGTAAGCAAGTGCGGCATTCACCTGGATGACCGGGGTAGGATAGCGCTTTCGTGGCGCCACAGCATAATCCACCGATGCTACCGCAAAGCCTTTGCCTGCCAGGATCCTGCAATAATTCCGCAGCTGTTCCTTGCTGCC comes from Flavihumibacter fluvii and encodes:
- a CDS encoding ABC transporter ATP-binding protein, whose amino-acid sequence is MKNNPYVSLLRTAWTYARQEKQKFVFVYGLFIGANLVSAAHPILFGWFIDKIQKHNDQVLHFTLLYAGAFIALKLAEWAFHGPARVLERQLAFNLSRNFLQERYHQALHLPVKWHQDHHSGATINRIRKAYEALKNFFDGGFMYIHALSKFIFSFAAMLYFSPLFGSIGIGLGILTIWVIFKFDKPFIKTQEEVNEKEHIISATLFDSLSNIHTVITLRLEKSMETGLLSRVKDLLRPFRKNVIINEWKWFTADMLVAITYAVITFGYIYQQWDPAKVFYVGGLVTLLGYVNQFTSVFHDVAWQYTQIVQYNTDVQTASSIVSAYQDDHRSDTSAALPENWKRMEIKGLSFSHRDTYSDAHAPQSIHDICLVLERGKKVALIGESGSGKTTVLALLRGLYSPEPGLQITVDGQPITLDALNQSVTLFPQEPEIFENTIAYNVTLGLPFDEQVIKTVCEQAYFTDVIDQLPRGLDSSIQEKGVNLSGGQKQRLALARGILAAAESEVVLLDEPTSSVDPKTEVHIYAKLFEAFSDKAVVSTLHRLHLLNQFDQVYVLQNGRIVESGSFGYLRENGGLFRELWKHQEDLEKHPGA
- a CDS encoding alpha/beta hydrolase, encoding MPIPSSGVSAKGSFLKKKIVRLAILSCSVLLVLFLWAKLSPLPATLFYRYIFNKEGKKVNAALDRYLPGGLTEQFDLVYDATDRDGRLDLFYPAAMGKQKLALIIWAHGGGLISGSKEQLRNYCRILAGKGFAVASVDYAVAPRKRYPTPVIQVNAALAYLLANAGNLPIDTSKIFLAGDSGGSHIMAQVAAGISDPAYAAEVGFSPALLPGRLAGLVLFCGPYDTRTTHQEGAFGHFMHTVLWTYSGTKAFSQDPHFKTSSVIDYIGKGFPAAFISAGNGDPLLPQSEALARKLGTLQVPVDTLFFAKDRNPPLPHEYQFNLDSSAAREALDRVVGFIHKRAG